The Lepus europaeus isolate LE1 chromosome 5, mLepTim1.pri, whole genome shotgun sequence genome includes the window CGTCGTGGCCGCTGCgagggcggcgcggggcgcgggagGAGCCGGGccgctggggcggggcggggggctcccCGCACACTCAGACCCCGGGCGCAAGTGCGGTTTTCTGTGCGGggctggcggggcggggggggcccAGCCGGGTGTCGGGAGGCCTGGCGGGGCCAGCgcggggcagtgggggggggTCCCAGCCGTGTGTCGGGGGAGGTCCCAGCCGTGTGTCGGGAggcctggcggggagggggggtccGCGCCGTGTGTCGGGGGAGTCCCCGCCGTGTGTCGGGAGGCCTGGCGGGGCACTGTGGGGGGGTTCCCAGAGGCCTGGCGGGGAGGGTCCCAGCCGTGTGTGGGGGGTCCCAGCCGTGTGTCAGGAGGCCTGGCGGGGGGGGGTCCCCGCCGTGTGTCTGTGGGGGGTCCCCGCCGTGTGTGGGGGCTCCCCGCCGTGTGTCTGTGGGGGGTCCCCGCCGTGTGTCGGGAGgcctggcggggcgggggggggggtcccagccGTGTGTCGGGAGGCCTGGCGGGgcactgtgggggggggggagtcccaGCCGTGTGTCGGGGGAGTCCCAGCCGTGTGTCTGGGGGGGGGTCCCCGCCGTGTACCGGGAGGCCTGgcggggcagtggggggggggagtcccAGCCGTGTGTCGGGGGAGGTCCCAGCCGTGTGTCGGGGGGTGGTCCTAGCCGTGTGTCGGGGGGGTGGTCCCAGCCATGTGTCGGGGGGTGGTCCCAGCCGTGTGTCAGGAGgcctggcggggggggggtccCCGCCGTGTGTCTGTGGGGGGTCCCCGCCGTGTGTGGGGGCTCCCCGCCGTGTGTCTGTGGGGGGTCCCCGCCGTGTGTCGGGAGgcctggcggggcggggggggggtcccagCCGTGTGTCGGGAGGCCTGGCGGGGcactgtggggggggggagtcccAGCCGTGTGTCGGGGGGTGGTCCTAGCCGTGTGTCGGGGGGGTGGTCCCAGCCATGTGTCGGGGGGTGGTCCCAGCCGTGTGTCAGGAGGCCTGGCGGGGCACTGTGGGGGGGTTCCCAGAGgcctggcggggcggggggggggtcccagCCGTGTGTCGGGAGGCCTGGCGGcgcactccccaggtggccggggCCCTCGGGGCCTGGGTCGTCCTGAGCAGCGGCCGGTGGGGGCACAGGCCGGGGAGCAGCGAGCCAGCTCCCGCCTGGGCGCCGCACCTGCTGCTCCCggccatttatttgaaagtcagaggatgAGACGGATCCGCTGAGCCGGCCGGGGCCTGGGCGAGAGCTGAGCGGGAGGCCGGGCTCCCGGGCCCCTGCGGACGTCGGCTGCGGGGTCTGCACTGTCCCGCGCGGGCAGCTCGCCGCGGATGAAGCGTCCTGGCGGGACGCGCACTGGGTGTTTGCCCCGACGGCGCGTCCTTAGCCCTGGCCCCGTGTCCGCCCTCTGCGAAGCCggaggaggctgggaggtgggcccctcccccaggcagcgGGGCTGCCCTTCCGTGTTTGTGCGCTGGGCAGGGCGGAGCCTGGCTGTCGTGGACAACGACGTTCGGAGAGGAGAGAGGATTCCACCGTTGTCGGCCACCTGGCCACCTGCGCGGCAACAAAGCTGCCCGTCTTAGCCTGGAGGCCtcagaggctgggagctggccTCTGAGCGCAGGGGTGTCCGCACCACCGGGAAGGTGCTCCTCCCAGCcgggaggggcagaggcaccgGACGCAGCGTGAGCGTGGAGGAGTCTGTCGCTCTCCGGGTCAAGGGTTTCGGGTCCCTCTGACCGAAGCCTCGGGTGCCGGGCAGGTCTTGTGATGTTTGGAACCGAGGAAGGCAGGCGCCTtgctcccctgcctggcctccaCGCAGGGTCCTGGTTCCTGTTTTCAGTCCCTCCTCGAACCCCCGGTGGCCGACTGTGGTGTCCTGGGTCCTGCTGGGTCCAGCTGTCACCGTGTCCAGTTTGGCTTTGTCTCCACAGCCAGCACACGTGAGGAGCTCCACCCCGGGCTGTTGACgcttgtttttctttgttgcggttgcatttttatttgggagcgctcctgtctgctgggtcgctctcccaaatgcctgcactgagCCCAAGCTGGGACCGGAAGCTCTTCCCGGCCTCCCGCATGGCTGGCAAGGACCCCCGCCGCCTGAGCCAaggccactgcttcccagggcgcaGCAGCATGAGGCCGGCGTCACCGTCacgtccaggcactctgatccggAACGTGGACGTCGGAATTGGCATCGTGACTGCCAGGCCGCAAGTGCCCACCCCTTGCTGTTTTGTTTGGAtgaggttttgtgtttttgtttctgtttttgacaggcagagtggacagtgagagagacagagagaaaggtcttcctttgccgttggttcaccctccaatggccgccacggccggggcactgcgctgatccgaaggcaggagccaggtgcttctcctggtctcccatgcgggtgcagggcccaaggacttgggccatcctccactgccttcccgggccacagcagagagatggcctggaagagggacaaccgggacagaatccggtgccccaaccgggactagaacccggtgtgccggtgccacagcggaggattagcccattgagccgcggcgccagccttggaTGAGTTTATCAGAGGCAGAGTGAGCGCCCATCGCTCGGTTTGTCCTGCTCCTCTCTGTCTCGAGGGAGGCTCCTCCTACTTTGTGCTCACTGCGGGCTTCGAGGGGCAGGGAGAGTCTGCTGCGCTGGGGGGCTTGCAGACCTCCCAGGAGAGTGCGAGGAGCCGCAGGCGCCCCGTGCCTTCCCAGGGACCTGCACAGCAGCCTGGGATCTGGGGCTTAACCCTGAGGGCGGAATGCCTGCTCGATTTCGCAGGAGGAGCCTTGCAGGGAGCGTGGAATAGCGTGGTCTGGCCTCGTCTTTCCGGGCCCTGGCTCGAGGCTCGGAAGTGGTGTTTCTGTGCGTCCCGCACCAGAGACCTCGTCCATCGATCCTGCACTCGGAGCGGTGCTCAGCCCGGGGAAGGTGCTGTGGGAGCGAGGCTGAGCGGCTTCTCCCCTTGGCCTTGTTGTtgaagacatatttatttgaaaggcagagttacagagggagagggagagagaggtcttccatccgctgggtcatccccaggtggccacaacggccagggctgggccaggccggagccaggagcttctcctggtctcgcacgtGGCtgcggggtcccaagcacttgggccatcttccgctgcttcccaggccattgctggggagctgggtgggaagtggagagcTGCTGTCGCGGTGGCAGCCTCACCGCGGGTGTCTGCTCTCTTCCCCAGAGGCTGAGGGCGGCCGTTCACTACACCGTCGCTGGCCTCTGCCAGGAGGTGGCTTCCGACAAGGAGATGCCCTTCAGCAAGCAGAGCATCGCGGCCATCTCGGAGGTGACTTTCCGGCAGTGTGGTACGTCCGTGGTCTGCCCGGCGGGGTGACGGTGCCCGGGAGCGTGTGTGGGTCGGGGCGTGCGTGGCGAGGAGCCGAGGTGCGTCTGAGCAGCGCCATAGGATGTGCTGAAGGAAACATTTCTTTCTTGGCTGTAAGAGTTGGATGCTTTACTGGAAGAACTGGTGCTTTTTGTTTACACGAACACGGGCACTAACACACACACCCTGTCGTGTTCTGACCGCCCGATAGCTGGGACGTTGGACGGCACGTCCTTTCTCCAGGGTGCTTAACGTTTTATGTCACCCACAGCTCGGCAGGTGAACCTGCGGCCTTGGCATTTGCGTGACTGCGAGGAAGTTACTGTCCCCCTAAGCCCTACCTGGTGGCAGATGGTTTCTAGAAACCACAGGTGTGGTCACTGTTAATGGAGGGCTCGTGAGACCGGGAGGGCCGGGAGCCCGCGGCGAACAAGAGAGCTGAGTGCTGTTGCCCGCGTCGAGTCACCTGTAGGGTGGTTTGCCATGTTAGTGCAGAAATTGGGATTTTACTTTTCCTCCTCCTGGGGTAATACTAGGGTAAGGGTGGCTAAAGTATGTCTCTgttctttttcagaaaattttgcCAAAGACCTTGAGATGTTTGCAAGGTGGGTGTCGCCATTTTTAtccatgtggggctgcagggtgggtGTTCTGGGGCGCCGTAGCTGTTGCTCGTGTTTCACGGGAGCGGAGCCTCACCAGGCCGGGACTCTGCAGGGGTGTGGCCTCTGTGGTGACTATGCCCACTCTGCAGGGGTGTGGCCTCTGTGGTGACTATGCCCACTCTGCAGGGGTGTGGCCTCTGTGGCAGCCACACCGACTCACATCTGTGTTGTGCTTCCTaaagagctggggtctccagttCCCGGTTGGGAAGGTGGGAGTGAGGCCGCCAGCACTCGGGACGGGTGTGCGGTGGCTGGGGGGTGGTTTGATGGCGTGGGCTCTGAGGACGCGGGGTCAGCAGTGCTGCCCCTCCGGAGCGGCCCCTCGAGTTCCGCCCGGTGATTGCCGGCAGGTGTGCAGAGAGTGAGGGGCACTGGCTTGCTCTGGCCGCGTTTGTTAGGAGCGAGCGCGCTCCGTGGAAAGTGGGCGCCTTGCTTTCCGCTGGGGAAGCTTTGGCCTCGGCAGGTGATTTATGCCTGGCTGCTCAATTAGTGCCTCAGGTAATTGAGAACAATTGCCAGGAGTTGGAGCCGCGTGAGAGACTGAGGCCTGTGAGGGCTGGCGCTTTCTGCTGTGCCGGCTTCCCCCAGACCCCTGCCTTCACCTTGCTCCTGTTCGCTCTTTGTTTCTTGgatgaatattttgaaagaattaaagcAGTGGGCTCTCCGGGGGCAAGCTCTAAATCTTTCCTATTCCCATATATATTAGTCCCTAAAAACCGCTTAGTATCTGCAGCTTGACCAGAGGGGCTCAGAAGTATTATGGGATGCTGTGAGCTCTCATTCGCTCTTAATCCAGGCAGTCGCCCCCGCgtgtgccccacccccaggaaatCATTTATCACTTGCCATTTCTGTGTTAGCTGTGGGAAAAGACTGAAAAATTTAAACTGTtgtaaaaattctggaaacaaaaatgaaattggaaactGCATAATAACACATTGTGCTTTCAaatagttcatatttttaaaaatttacatttattttatttgagacagaggccttccatcagggttcactctccaaaggcctccgtcagccagggctgggccaggttgaatccaggagctggaattGATCTGATCTccccggggggcagcagggatTCCAGCAGTGGACCCATCATCTGCCCACGTGTGttaggagctagatcagaaggcaggggcaggatttgtctgtctgtgtgttgttgttttttatttatttgaaaggcagagttacagacagagtcttccatccagtggttcactccccagatggctacaatggctggagctggtctgatctgaaccaggagtcaggagcttcatctgggtctcccatgtgggtgcaggggtccaagcacttgggccatcttccactgcttttccaggccacagcagagagccggatcagaagtggagcagccggaactcgaaccagtacccatgtgggatgctggcgccacaggcagtggcttagcctgctgtgccacagcactggcccccagaggcTGGATTTGATCCTGGGCTCTCCAGTAGGGTATATGgggtcccaagcagtgccttaattGCCCCTTAGGGACTTATTATAAACGATCCCTTGTTTTCttatctttaagatttatttgtttgaagggcacagtgtcagagatcgagagagagagatcagttgttcatctctctctctctcttttttttttttttttttgacagagtggatagtgagagagagagagagaaaggtcttcctttgtcgttggttcaccctccaatgaccgctgtggccggtgcatctcgctgatccgaaggcaggagccaggtgcttctcctggtctcccatgcgggtgcagggcccaaggacttgggccatcctccactgccttcccgggccacagcagagagctggcctggaagaggggcaaccggggtggaatcctgcaccccgaccgggactagaacccagtgtgccggcgccgcaaggtggaggattagcctgttaagccatggcgccgaccagATCAATTCATCTTTCATCAGCTTCCCTCCTCAAAAGGCACAGCAGCCGtcgaggccaggcagaagccgggagccaggagctccatcctgctttcctacacgggtggcaggggcccgactACTTGGGCCAGTGGGGCCACGTCTCCTACAGTGCCCTGCACTCCTCAGACTTGTCctgagaagctgagcagctgcagACCCCCGATCTGGGTGGCCAGAGGCAGGCTGTGCACCCCTTTAACTTGACACAGTCCACAAGTGCACATGGTCGTGGAAGGCTCCTCCTCTGTCTGAGACTCACATTCGTTTTCATGATGTTCCGGGTCGCTTTTATACAAGGAAATAGAAAAGGTTATTGTTTGTGGgggtgtggtgcagtgagttaagctgccacttagggcACCGGCTCCCTTATTTGATGActgggatcaagtcctacctccacttttttttaaaataaataaataaagatttattaaaatctttatttatttatttatttgaaagagttcgaGCGAGCGTGAGCACACGcacatccatccactgattcactcctcagatggccacaacagcccaaggctgggctgggctgaagccaggagcttcttccaggtctcctatgtggctggccggggcccaagcttgggccctgttctaccgctttcccaggtacattagcacagagctggatctgaaatggagcacccaggacttgaaccggagcccatatagtAGGCTGGCGTAGGAAGTGGCAGCTCTCCCTGCtacgcctcagtgccagccccctggtaATCAGATCCTGCcgcccatgtaagagacctgggctgtgttccagctccaggcttcggccCCAGTCCAGCccgagctgttgcaggcatttgggaatttggggagtgaaccagtggatgggagtgcttgcTCTGTCTTTACCTCAAATCAAACAAAACCCCCATGTTGAGAGATCATACACCAAGCGGAGTGGAGGACAGGGTGAGTGTTGTTTCCCAAGACGAGCTGTGTACACAGCTCACTCTACTCGTTCCTTTTGCTATAAGAAGAGTATAAATGAATGAGTTTCATGGGAGGTGTATCCAGGCTTTCTCCATGAAGCACTTTCCCCCAGGCTGAGCAGCTGGGTTTGTAACTGAGAAGGGGCAACAAGGTTCCCAGGGCACAGGAGTTTATACCCAGGACCTCTGTGGATCTGGTACTTTGTAGCTGCTGTCTTGTTACCTTTTCTTTACAAACAGacaaaaagattgatttattcaaaaggcagagtgacaggaagaaacagaaatcCATCttgcaactgctggttcactttccaaatgtgcACAGTAGCCAGGtttgccagactgaagccgggagccaggcgctccatcctggtctccacgtgggtgcaggggcccaggcacttggaccatgctctgctgctttcccaggtgcattagcaggagggtggatcagccaggacttgaacccgcactccggtgtggaatgctggcgtcacaagtggtgacttaacgctctgcaccatagcgctggcctccCTGCCCCTGTCACCGTCCTCTCCCCCCGTTTGAGTTGTGAGAAAGAAACAGGCTGCagtctattttcctttttttttttttttttttaaagatgtatttatttaaaaggcagagttacggagaggcagagagagagaagtcttccatcctctgattcactccccagatggccgcaatggccggagttgggctgatggaagccaggagcttcttccgggtctcccacacccgtgcaggggcccgagaatttgggccatctcctgctgctttcccaggccacagcagagagctggatcggaagtggagcggccaggacttgaactgcgccatatgggatgccggcaccacaggtggaggctttacccgctacaccacagcgccggcccaggctGCAGTTTAAAGGAGCCTGGGATGAGGGGAGGGAACCTGCACATTAGGAGGCGTCTGCTTCTTCCTGTAGGCCCTCGCCGGAGGACTTCTGGACCTCAATGTGAGCAGAGTCGTGCTTTGGGGACGTTCTCTTATCTTCCCCACACGAACTCGCACCCTGACCTTGCTTTTTTGTGCTGTTTGCTGGGATCCCGGTGACCCAGACATCACCTTGGAAGGGCCCCGCTGTGTGCTCTGTCACCCGCGGCGTGGAGAGATGGGCTTCTGTGGTCTCGCTCTCTATTTAATTGGTTTCTTGGCTGGTAACTTCTCTCATTCTGGAGTTACTTTGCTTAATGACCGTAATCTAAAAAGAGGGGCTACTTAGAGACCCTCGTTAGCTGGAAGTCTGACCGTGAACTTGTAGTTTCATCGGAACTTTCAGTAACAGCAAACATTTTGGTGACTTGCTCTGCCCTTCCCACAGACATGCGAGAAGGAGCACAATTAACACTGAAGACGTGAAGCTCTTAGCCAGGAGGAGTAATTCACTGGTGAGAGATGGAtttcttccctcactccccttTGCCATCAGAATACATTATTCCCAATTAATCACTTGCAGCCACGAAGTTATTCCCCAGGGCACCTTGCATTAAGAAGTAGAGATGGCTGAACCGTTTCAGACCTGCCTGTAATTTATGGTCTCTCTTTCATGATGATGGATCTTGCTAAGCCAATTTGAAATTTTCTAATCAGCAC containing:
- the CENPS gene encoding centromere protein S isoform X1, producing MAEEEAEEQQRFSYQQEEPCRERGIAWSGLVFPGPGSRLGSGVSVRPAPETSSIDPALGARLRAAVHYTVAGLCQEVASDKEMPFSKQSIAAISEVTFRQCENFAKDLEMFARHARRSTINTEDVKLLARRSNSLLKYITEKSEEIAQFNTEQKAKKKKKLEEGNKTLEAAEVVESES
- the CENPS gene encoding centromere protein S isoform X3 → MAEEEAEEQQRFSYQQEEPCRERGIAWSGLVFPGPGSRLGSGVSVRPAPETSSIDPALGARLRAAVHYTVAGLCQEVASDKEMPFSKQSIAAISEKILPKTLRCLQDMREGAQLTLKT
- the CENPS gene encoding centromere protein S isoform X4, producing MAEEEAEEQQRFSYQQEEPCRERGIAWSGLVFPGPGSRLGSGVSVRPAPETSSIDPALGARLRAAVHYTVAGLCQEVASDKEMPFSKQSIAAISEKILPKTLRCLQAEIHHREK
- the CENPS gene encoding centromere protein S isoform X5, whose protein sequence is MAEEEAEEQQRFSYQQEEPCRERGIAWSGLVFPGPGSRLGSGVSVRPAPETSSIDPALGARLRAAVHYTVAGLCQEVASDKEMPFSKQSIAAISEVTFRQCENFAKDLEMFAS
- the CENPS gene encoding centromere protein S isoform X2, whose translation is MAEEEAEEQQRFSYQQRLRAAVHYTVAGLCQEVASDKEMPFSKQSIAAISEVTFRQCENFAKDLEMFARHARRSTINTEDVKLLARRSNSLLKYITEKSEEIAQFNTEQKAKKKKKLEEGNKTLEAAEVVESES